TTGGCGGTGAGACTACGCTGTACGGCCACTCGGCCTTCAGAGAGCTTCGGGTCCTCATTGATGGATATATTGCTGGGGTTGTTTGGCCTTTTCCGGTCATCTTCACAGGGGGTGTGGTACCAGGGTTCTGGAGACCAGTTGTCGGCATTGATGCGTTCGATCTGCAGGAAGACGAGATCGACATTACCCCGTTCGTACCATTGCTTAGCGACGGTCAACCCCATACCTTTGAAATTCAAGTTATTGGCATCGACAATGATGAGAGTGGCACAGGAACATTCACGACGGCTATTGGATCAAACTGGGTCGTGACTGGTAAAGTCTTCATCTGGCTCGATGACAGCGAAGGTCCCACCACAGGCACCATTCCTACCATTTCAGCACCAGCTTCCTCGATTGTACTGCAATCGACAACATACCGACTTGGGAATAGCAGTCAAAGCACCGTCTTAGGCTACTCGCTTGAAGTGTTACGTAGCGTACACATTGAGTCCACCATCCATACATCTACGGGATCAAAGATATCTGTCTGGTCGCAAAACGTCACCTTTTCCAATGTTGGAACACTCAGTAATGGCGGCAATGACCAGCTTGTGAGTCAATCAACCAAAGGTACCCTGTCTGGATCCCCCGACTATCGTAAGACTTTCGACTACCCTCTATCGGTAAATTCGTCGTACAGCGCCCCAACAGGTGGCAACGTGACCATCGACGCCAGCATGGATCGAGCCAAGAACGTGCTGCAGCTAGGCGACCTCGCCTTTCCAAACAGCTGGGAGACATTCGACTACGCCCCTCATACTCCATTCGGCGGCTCAAATATTGTCAATCGCCAAAATGGCACAGCGTCGTACTTGTCAGTGCCCACGCAGAAAAAGTCGTACAGCGCAGGCACCACGGAGCAGCGCTACACGCTCAGCGGTATCGACGGACCCCAGTCGGAGCTTCTCTACCAGCGCCACATTGTCGCCGCCAACAACTCGGTCGTGTACGATGAGGAAAGCTACGGGCGTCAGCTGCGTGGGCACAGCACATTTGCCGCTCCCAGTGAGCGGTTCAATCGCGGCGGCATGCATGATTTTGCGGTCATGGCAATCAGGTCCATGTTGGGGCGAGGCCCGGCGTAAGCGACCAAGAGGTGGGAGCGGAAGGAAGGTGGGAGGGGGATGGGGATCTGCATGGGTGCAAGGGAAGGTTTACCGGCTTTGTGCCTCGTATACGGAGGCTTGACGGGCACCCACGCGATGTAGCACTACAGCATGTAGGCGTATTTTTTCGTCTGTCGTACATGGATACAGTTGTCATGGCAGACAGGCATGCAAGTTTGCTTTTTTGCTTGCATTGTACGTAGCGAGAAAGCGCCAGAGTTAAACTTTGATTGTGTGTATGATTTTCGTTTCACTGCATTTCCCATCACCCCGCTATCCGCCCTTGTTCCTTTTTTCTCTCCGCCACCCCATCACACTTGCATGTGGCGTTTTAACATTTCTGCGACACACAAACGCATGCAAGTGTTGGACAAGTGCATGTGTCAAAAATCCACAATCGACGATGTCTTGTCACAAGTACACTACTCACATGTAGCCATCGTTATCAAGCGGAAAAAAACGCCACAGGACCCGCTTACCCAGATTTTGCGTATTGAATGCCGCGATTGCGTTCTTTTTTCCACCTGGGCATGTCACTTATTTTCCTTCATATGTATGTGTAACCCACGCCACTCATCAAACCTTGGAGAAGAGATATGCAAGTAGAACCCCCGTATCGCACCGCTCCAAGCCCAAAATAGACACTGCAGTGTCGGTCATTTGCTCGACCGTTTCTCTACCACTACGGTTCTACTCTTAGCCCATGCTACACATCTTTCGGCCAATTGTATTAAGATGGCCAACCCAAGCCCAGGATACGCGTCACAACAAGCCGGTCCTGAATTCGCTTGTCTAACCTCCGCCAGCATCAGCATCAGCATCATACATTGTTAGCATGGTCAATGACAACCACACGTTTAGCCCTCCGGTCAACAACTGTTACACTGCATGTTTACTACCCAAATCTTATAAGCGTTCTAAGGGGAGGGGGGGTAGGCATAGCCCAGGCAATAGTCCAAGTTGAAGCAAGAGTAGCTCCAAAATTCTAAACTTCGCGGGGCGCCTACCACAAAACAAGGCGGTTGTTCAATATGCCTTGTACTGCCGGACTGCCGGTGACACCGTCGTCGTCCGCCCCGCACCTATATCACAGACGGAGCTATAGGGAAGCGCAATATGTGCGCGGCATTATTACAACGACCACCCCTTCTGCCGATCCATACAAGAGAGCCGGACCGGGCATCAGGTTATCGTACTATTCAGTTTCCAGCATCATGGGTCTTCCTGGTCGCGTTGCGCCGTGTCGGTAATGCTGAGGAGGTAGTGCCGAAGTGGACGTGTCAAACTGTGTACTGTGGAGAACGGTAGATGGACGAGAGATGAGGGTGAGGAAGAGAGGCCGTCGGGTGCCAAGCTAGGAACCGCCCCCTCCctccctctctctctctccccACGACAAAGGCGCCAATTGcagtggtggtggtgcagTAACGGTCATGCTCGCCAATAGTAGGCCTTATCTGCCCCGACCCCAGGGTTTCCGCATGAAACCTAATCGCGAAAGAAGCGACAATAAGGAAAACGAAAAGGGAAGCTTGTTTTCATCCGTTCTCCCGCTTTCGCGACACAGACTATAACAGGGTGAGCATTAAGGTCGCATATGCCGCAGCAACCAACCTTGACAATTTCTCACCTCCTCAAACAGGGTGAGAAGTGGAGTTTGCTTGCTCGGTCACGGAATCATCAATGACCTCGGGGGGCGTAAGGTGGCTTGGGTGACAGAAGAGAGACATATGTGCGCGCTTAGTGGTTCCGCGTTCTCGACCCTTTTTAGCCGACTTGGTTTCCTCTTACGCGCGCTCCCGCGGGGGCCTTGAGCGGGAGATTTGCAGTCGATCTGTGCGCACGCTGCGTCTCGGCTTGGCTCACATGTCTGAAACGAGGGTAATGCACCTGAACGGTGGTTTTTTGCTGGGGATTGCTACATGGGTCTTCTGGGGACCTCTTCCGGGTGAGTCCCGGACCTCACGCGATGCTGGAAAGGCCTCCCGTCGCTTCCGTCACAGCTACCCGACATGCGCGCAAGGGTATGAAATCGTTTAGAGTTTTTTTGTGTCTCGGTCAGCATCTTGTGCTTTGTGAAGGAGTGGTTCTCTGGTTCGAGCGCGTGTGGCGTCTTTTTTTATCTCCCTTGAGCAAGTCCTACCCTTCTGAACCCCTGAGGCTAATTCGCAATGGTGAAGAAATTGCCTTTCTTCGTAAGAGTCTGTCAGCGACTGGGCGCGGTGCTTCTGCGCTACCCGGAGAGACTCATCACTTGGACATTATTTACGGGCGTAGTGTGTCCAGCCTTGCACGAGCTACGCACAACAAACTTCGAGTCATGATAGTCGTTATGAAACCACATCATTACTATCCTACTTTGGATCCAGCTTACCGGTCATTGTATGGTGCCACATGGGTGCACTGTGGTATCCATGACGCAAACTTAGTGCGCGCCTCTTTCACGTCTTCGGTAAAGAAGGTTCATAGATTGTCACTGAcagctgctgctg
This sequence is a window from Pyrenophora tritici-repentis strain M4 chromosome 4, whole genome shotgun sequence. Protein-coding genes within it:
- a CDS encoding peptide-N4-(N-acetyl-beta-glucosaminyl)asparagine amidase A; translated protein: MQYTFARSYGQPFVGQYSPPNCSFNRVTINFTVTSAGRQFDRLALMFLDDTEVFRTSTAEPTQDGIIWSYVKDMSSYLALFKTTQKIVFDLGNLIDDTYTGSWDTVLTATFFTAEDNIDAADVIIPISARKSTQNASSAFVVPDTRAVDTVTLPQNAKKAVFSIAACGQAAEEFWWSNVLQSDVNTFGGETTLYGHSAFRELRVLIDGYIAGVVWPFPVIFTGGVVPGFWRPVVGIDAFDLQEDEIDITPFVPLLSDGQPHTFEIQVIGIDNDESGTGTFTTAIGSNWVVTGKVFIWLDDSEGPTTGTIPTISAPASSIVLQSTTYRLGNSSQSTVLGYSLEVLRSVHIESTIHTSTGSKISVWSQNVTFSNVGTLSNGGNDQLVSQSTKGTLSGSPDYRKTFDYPLSVNSSYSAPTGGNVTIDASMDRAKNVLQLGDLAFPNSWETFDYAPHTPFGGSNIVNRQNGTASYLSVPTQKKSYSAGTTEQRYTLSGIDGPQSELLYQRHIVAANNSVVYDEESYGRQLRGHSTFAAPSERFNRGGMHDFAVMAIRSMLGRGPA